In one Streptomyces venezuelae genomic region, the following are encoded:
- a CDS encoding ABC transporter permease: MDLARTEVAKPRPRAGSRRGSAARLGLMAVPVAFFALFFAYPVTAIVARGLHIDGVWRFGRITDVLGQSDIRHVLWFTTWQALASTALTLLIALPGAYVFARFDFPGKRVLRAVVTVPFVLPTVVVGTAFLALIGRGGLFDELWGVRLDTTVWAILLAHVFFNYAVVVRTVGGLWSQLDPRQEEAARMLGASRWKAWRTVTLPALSPAVAAAALMVFLFTFTSFGVVQILGGPAYSTLEVEIYRQTAQLLDLPTAAVLTLVQFAAVGLILAIHAWTVRRRESALKLVDASAAARRPRGAGQWTLLGFVMATVVLLILLPLGVLVQRSFDGPEGFGFAYYKELTSADGGAFLVPPIEAIGNSLQYAVVATAIAVLIGGLAAAALTRRAGRLVRGFDALLMLPLGVSAVTVGFGFLITLDKPPLDLRSSWILVPLAQALVGVPFVVRTMLPVLRAVDGRLREAAAVLGASPLRAWREVDLPMVWRALLIAAGFAFAVSLGEFGATVFIARPDNPTLPVAVARLLGRAGDLNYGQAMALSTILMVVCAVSLLLLERVRTERTAGEF; the protein is encoded by the coding sequence GTGGACCTCGCTCGTACTGAAGTAGCGAAACCCCGGCCACGCGCGGGATCCCGGCGCGGGAGCGCGGCGCGGCTCGGTCTGATGGCCGTGCCCGTCGCGTTCTTCGCGCTCTTCTTCGCCTATCCGGTCACGGCGATCGTCGCGCGCGGGCTGCACATCGACGGCGTGTGGCGGTTCGGGCGGATCACCGACGTGCTCGGGCAGTCCGACATCCGGCACGTGCTGTGGTTCACCACCTGGCAGGCGCTCGCGTCGACGGCGCTCACGCTGCTGATCGCGCTCCCCGGCGCGTACGTCTTCGCGCGCTTCGACTTTCCGGGGAAGCGGGTGCTGCGGGCCGTCGTCACGGTGCCCTTCGTGCTTCCGACGGTCGTCGTCGGCACGGCGTTCCTCGCGCTGATCGGGCGGGGCGGGCTCTTCGACGAGCTGTGGGGCGTGCGCCTGGACACCACGGTGTGGGCGATTCTGCTCGCGCACGTCTTCTTCAACTACGCAGTTGTCGTGCGGACCGTGGGCGGGCTCTGGTCGCAGCTCGATCCGCGGCAGGAGGAGGCCGCGCGGATGCTCGGCGCCTCCCGGTGGAAGGCGTGGCGGACGGTGACGCTGCCCGCGCTCTCGCCCGCCGTCGCCGCCGCCGCGCTCATGGTCTTCCTCTTCACCTTCACCTCCTTCGGTGTGGTGCAGATCCTCGGCGGACCCGCGTACTCGACGCTCGAAGTCGAGATCTACCGGCAGACCGCCCAGCTCCTCGACCTGCCGACGGCCGCCGTCCTGACCCTCGTGCAGTTCGCCGCGGTCGGCCTGATCCTGGCGATCCACGCGTGGACGGTGCGGCGGCGCGAGAGCGCGCTGAAGCTCGTCGACGCCTCGGCCGCGGCGCGCAGGCCGCGCGGCGCCGGGCAGTGGACGCTGCTCGGGTTCGTCATGGCGACGGTCGTGCTGTTGATCCTGCTGCCGCTGGGTGTGCTGGTGCAGCGGTCCTTCGACGGGCCCGAAGGATTCGGGTTCGCGTACTACAAGGAGCTGACCTCGGCGGACGGCGGCGCCTTCCTCGTACCGCCCATCGAGGCGATCGGGAACTCGCTGCAGTACGCGGTGGTGGCCACGGCCATCGCCGTGCTGATCGGAGGGCTCGCCGCCGCCGCACTCACCCGGCGCGCGGGCCGGCTCGTGCGCGGCTTCGACGCGCTGCTCATGCTGCCGCTCGGCGTCTCCGCGGTGACCGTGGGCTTCGGGTTCCTGATCACGCTCGACAAGCCACCCCTCGATCTGCGGTCCTCCTGGATCCTGGTGCCACTCGCCCAGGCCCTGGTCGGCGTGCCGTTCGTCGTACGCACCATGCTGCCCGTCCTGCGCGCGGTGGACGGCAGGCTCCGCGAGGCGGCTGCCGTGCTCGGGGCGTCGCCGCTGCGGGCGTGGCGCGAGGTCGACCTGCCGATGGTGTGGCGGGCGCTGCTGATCGCCGCCGGGTTCGCCTTCGCCGTCTCGCTCGGCGAGTTCGGGGCGACGGTCTTCATCGCGCGGCCCGACAATCCGACGCTGCCGGTCGCCGTGGCCCGCCTGCTCGGACGCGCGGGCGACCTCAACTACGGCCAGGCGATGGCCCTCTCGACGATTCTGATGGTGGTGTGCGCGGTGTCCCTGCTGCTCCTGGAACGCGTCCGGACCGAGCGCACCGCGGGGGAGTTCTGA
- a CDS encoding thiamine ABC transporter substrate binding subunit gives MSTTKSGSTKKVAFTAVAVGIGLVAVSACGSSDGGSGKADSKSVTLVSHDSFNVSKDVLKDFEKRSGYKVKVLKDGDAGAAVNKAILSKDNPQGDVFFGVDNTLLSRAVDNGLFQSYRVKGAEKIKPEFLADGDRSRVTPVDSGDICVNYDKKYFADKKLAPPKSFEDLTKPAYKDLLVTENASTSSPGLGFLLGTAAKYGDDGWESYWKKLKANGVKVVDGWEQAYNEEFSGSAGGKKAKGDRPLVVSYASSPPVEVLYGKPQPKQAPTGVATGTCFRQVEYAGLLSNAGNEKGGKALLDFLASQEFQEDMPLNMFVNPVREGATLPKLFTEHGVTVDKPETMDPKKIADNREPWIKSWTSLVLK, from the coding sequence GTGAGCACCACCAAGTCAGGGAGCACCAAGAAGGTCGCGTTCACCGCCGTGGCAGTGGGCATCGGGCTCGTCGCCGTCTCCGCGTGCGGCAGCTCCGACGGCGGGTCCGGGAAGGCCGACTCGAAGAGCGTCACGCTCGTCAGTCATGACTCCTTCAATGTCTCGAAGGACGTGTTGAAGGACTTCGAGAAGCGGTCCGGATACAAGGTCAAGGTCCTCAAGGACGGTGACGCGGGCGCCGCCGTGAACAAGGCGATCCTGTCCAAGGACAACCCTCAGGGCGACGTCTTCTTCGGCGTCGACAACACGCTGCTCTCGCGGGCCGTCGACAACGGGCTCTTCCAGTCGTACCGGGTCAAGGGTGCGGAGAAGATCAAGCCGGAGTTCCTGGCCGACGGGGACAGGAGCCGGGTGACGCCCGTCGACAGCGGTGACATCTGCGTCAACTACGACAAGAAGTACTTCGCCGACAAGAAGCTCGCGCCGCCGAAGTCCTTCGAGGACCTGACCAAGCCCGCTTACAAGGATCTGCTCGTCACCGAGAACGCCTCGACCTCGTCGCCCGGCCTCGGCTTCCTGCTCGGCACCGCCGCCAAGTACGGGGACGACGGGTGGGAAAGCTACTGGAAGAAGCTCAAGGCCAACGGCGTCAAGGTCGTCGACGGCTGGGAGCAGGCCTACAACGAGGAGTTCTCCGGGTCCGCGGGGGGCAAGAAGGCCAAGGGGGACCGGCCGCTCGTCGTCTCCTATGCCTCCTCGCCGCCCGTCGAGGTGCTGTACGGCAAGCCGCAGCCGAAGCAGGCGCCGACCGGCGTCGCGACCGGCACCTGCTTCCGTCAGGTCGAGTACGCGGGCCTGCTCAGCAACGCCGGCAACGAGAAGGGCGGCAAGGCGCTCCTCGACTTCCTCGCGAGTCAGGAGTTCCAGGAGGACATGCCGCTCAACATGTTCGTGAACCCGGTCCGTGAGGGTGCCACGCTGCCGAAGCTGTTCACCGAGCACGGCGTGACGGTCGACAAGCCCGAGACCATGGACCCGAAGAAGATCGCCGACAACCGCGAGCCGTGGATCAAGTCGTGGACCTCGCTCGTACTGAAGTAG
- the rlmN gene encoding 23S rRNA (adenine(2503)-C(2))-methyltransferase RlmN: protein MPVPGELTFVAPRGAKKPPRHLADLTPAERKEAVAAIGEKPFRAKQLSQHYFARYAHDPAEWTDIPAGAREKLREALLPELMSVVRHISCDDDTTRKTLWRLFDGTLVESVLMRYPDRVTMCISSQAGCGMNCPFCATGQAGLDRNLSTGEIVHQIVDGMRALRDGEIPGGPARLSNIVFMGMGEPLANYNRVTGAIRRLTDPEPDGLGLSQRGITVSTVGLVPAIHRFSDEGFKCRLAISLHAPDDELRDTLVPVNTRWKVREVLDAGWEYAAKSGRRLSIEYALIRDINDQAWRGDRLGRLLKGKPVHVNLIPLNPTPGSKWTASRPEDEKAFVEAIAAHGVPVTIRDTRGQEIDGACGQLAAAER from the coding sequence ATGCCTGTACCCGGAGAACTCACTTTCGTCGCGCCGCGCGGTGCCAAGAAGCCGCCGCGGCACCTCGCCGACCTCACGCCCGCCGAGCGCAAGGAAGCCGTCGCCGCCATCGGCGAGAAGCCGTTCCGTGCCAAGCAGCTCTCGCAGCACTACTTCGCGCGGTACGCGCACGATCCGGCGGAGTGGACCGACATCCCGGCCGGGGCGCGGGAGAAGCTGCGTGAGGCGTTGCTGCCCGAGCTGATGTCCGTGGTGCGGCACATCAGCTGTGACGACGACACGACGCGCAAGACGCTGTGGCGGCTCTTCGACGGGACGCTCGTCGAGTCGGTGCTCATGCGGTACCCCGACCGGGTCACCATGTGCATCAGCTCCCAGGCGGGCTGCGGCATGAACTGTCCGTTCTGTGCCACGGGGCAGGCCGGTCTCGACCGGAATCTGTCGACCGGCGAGATCGTGCATCAGATTGTTGATGGCATGCGGGCGCTGAGGGACGGCGAGATTCCGGGGGGTCCGGCTCGGCTTTCCAACATCGTCTTCATGGGGATGGGCGAGCCGCTCGCCAACTACAACCGTGTGACAGGGGCCATTCGCCGCCTCACCGACCCCGAGCCGGACGGCCTCGGGCTCTCGCAGCGGGGGATCACCGTGTCGACGGTGGGGCTCGTGCCCGCCATTCACCGGTTCTCCGACGAGGGCTTCAAGTGCCGGCTCGCGATCTCGCTGCACGCGCCGGACGACGAGCTGCGCGACACCCTCGTGCCGGTGAACACGCGGTGGAAGGTGCGGGAGGTGCTGGACGCGGGGTGGGAGTACGCCGCGAAGTCCGGACGCCGGCTCTCCATCGAGTACGCGCTGATCCGCGACATCAACGACCAAGCCTGGCGTGGTGACCGGCTCGGGCGGCTGCTCAAGGGCAAGCCCGTGCACGTGAACCTGATTCCGCTGAACCCTACGCCGGGCTCGAAGTGGACCGCCTCGCGGCCCGAGGACGAGAAGGCGTTCGTGGAGGCCATCGCCGCCCACGGTGTGCCCGTCACGATCCGGGACACCCGGGGGCAGGAGATCGACGGGGCGTGCGGCCAGCTCGCCGCCGCCGAGCGGTAG
- a CDS encoding DEAD/DEAH box helicase, with protein MSAQAQQSLITSALKPVLAEGFLPNSETSGDAADDVKFAMQSLDLLAWDAIMEDPKSEEARKLCGQAFGIARTQVDSGISAESRIFLLRTACIGWLSDETPLAARLLAEVEIPTPIPNSAGWEERIVNGTVDVWLLLLRKRGWADLDALASSISALRRDQEEFEGSFLEAEGADARPAAWELVCYYHLIRCGELIAEFIETGSVLTDVRGERRFDVKERAETHCDRALEAAISSGNVDLEELVRLLSVTGSQIIDNSLWTVSRAVSPEVTSFVESLVSRGAERPIFEALPPQRAALAEEGLIRSSFRSVVVSLPTSAGKTLIAQFRILQALNTYRQQAGWVAYVAPSRALVNQVTRRLRRDLGPLNINVERVSPALEVDGLEAEMLHDSGESQFDVLVSTPEKLDLLLRSGWQEEIGRPLCLVVVDEAHNISDPNRGIKLELLLAGINREARDAAFLLLTPFIDNGDTVAKWLDSTSQQSIKMSLDWTPNDRIIALACHQPGTRGNYSIRLDPLVTTKNTLSTRTSLPIGGNRPLGFTSSAAKAQGKLAAATASVLELRGQTITLAQQPGYAWTVAQQIGEPRRELPEPSPDLQAVAAVVGQEFGADFPLVGLLKRGVGVHHAGLPDEIRALTEYLMESGELDHLVSTTTIAQGVNFPVANVVMASHQFPYGEDMPAQDFWNLAGRAGRIEQGQVGVVALAASDRAKETKLRSFVGRKVADLNSTLIDMVRIAMAQYGELNLHQLSYQPTWSSFVQFLAHTYRQIGDHAEFANEVEQILRGTLGFQSLRSSQPSWAAQLTQGVREYSERITGKPLSLVDSTGFSWESVSSALRRLSEARISAQVWDQSLYEGSPRPLAGLVGVMLEVPELRENLVPIIEDHQDRTGDFISRVIQDWVNGASIPTLAAQYFKKERDTDLVAVTKCCQRLFKMAPTVAWGLSALQSMTLGEDFERMSDARRRELRNFPSYAFYGVANEREISMRLLGVPRSASPLIADAILGGSTTSLREARSRLAAQGEATWSRALGSVGSSYYRVWRILDGVN; from the coding sequence GTGAGCGCGCAAGCCCAACAGAGCCTGATCACCTCCGCTCTCAAGCCGGTACTGGCTGAGGGCTTTCTCCCTAACTCGGAAACTTCGGGCGATGCAGCCGACGACGTAAAGTTTGCTATGCAGTCGCTCGACCTCCTCGCATGGGACGCGATCATGGAGGACCCGAAAAGCGAGGAAGCACGAAAGCTGTGCGGTCAGGCATTTGGCATCGCGCGCACGCAGGTAGATTCCGGAATTTCAGCGGAATCGAGAATCTTCCTACTCAGGACTGCCTGTATCGGCTGGCTCTCTGATGAGACACCCCTTGCGGCACGCCTTCTTGCAGAGGTTGAAATCCCTACCCCCATACCGAACAGTGCCGGATGGGAGGAACGAATTGTCAATGGCACGGTTGATGTCTGGCTGCTCCTGCTACGCAAGCGAGGCTGGGCAGACCTTGACGCCTTGGCTTCAAGTATTTCCGCACTTCGTCGCGACCAGGAAGAATTCGAGGGTAGCTTCCTCGAAGCGGAAGGGGCTGATGCTAGGCCCGCCGCATGGGAACTGGTCTGCTATTACCATCTAATTCGATGTGGCGAATTGATTGCAGAGTTCATTGAGACAGGCTCTGTCCTAACGGACGTGCGCGGAGAGCGACGCTTCGACGTCAAGGAACGAGCCGAAACTCACTGTGATCGAGCCTTGGAAGCAGCCATTTCATCCGGGAATGTCGACCTCGAAGAGCTAGTGCGCTTGCTATCCGTTACTGGCAGTCAAATTATCGATAATAGCCTGTGGACAGTTTCTCGGGCAGTCAGCCCAGAAGTCACCAGCTTTGTCGAGTCTTTGGTTTCACGAGGGGCGGAGCGGCCCATTTTCGAGGCACTGCCACCCCAGCGTGCAGCACTCGCGGAAGAGGGCCTTATTCGATCCTCATTCCGAAGTGTCGTCGTCAGCCTCCCGACGAGTGCTGGCAAGACACTGATCGCACAGTTTCGCATCTTGCAGGCACTTAATACCTACCGACAGCAAGCAGGTTGGGTCGCTTACGTTGCCCCCAGCCGAGCCCTGGTGAACCAAGTGACGCGTCGACTGCGACGGGACCTGGGGCCGCTTAATATCAACGTAGAGCGAGTTAGCCCAGCCCTGGAAGTGGACGGCCTTGAAGCTGAAATGCTTCATGACTCTGGGGAGTCGCAGTTTGATGTACTAGTTTCAACACCCGAAAAACTTGATCTACTGCTTCGCTCAGGCTGGCAGGAAGAGATCGGTCGGCCGTTGTGCCTAGTCGTGGTCGACGAAGCACACAATATCTCTGACCCTAACCGCGGAATCAAACTAGAGCTTCTACTTGCAGGCATCAACCGCGAAGCCCGGGATGCGGCATTCTTGCTCCTAACGCCATTCATCGACAATGGCGACACCGTAGCTAAGTGGCTAGACAGCACCAGTCAGCAATCCATTAAAATGTCGCTGGACTGGACGCCAAATGATCGAATTATCGCACTAGCTTGCCACCAACCGGGCACGCGCGGCAATTACAGCATCCGGCTCGATCCACTCGTCACAACAAAAAACACTTTGAGCACAAGGACTAGTCTGCCGATCGGCGGCAACCGGCCGTTGGGATTCACCAGTTCGGCAGCGAAGGCACAAGGAAAGTTGGCGGCTGCGACAGCCTCAGTACTTGAGCTCCGCGGGCAGACCATAACTCTCGCACAACAGCCAGGGTACGCATGGACCGTCGCCCAGCAGATCGGTGAGCCCCGCCGGGAACTACCAGAGCCGAGCCCCGACCTACAAGCTGTCGCTGCGGTAGTGGGCCAGGAGTTCGGCGCGGATTTCCCCCTCGTTGGACTGCTCAAGCGAGGTGTGGGTGTCCATCACGCAGGACTACCCGATGAGATTCGAGCCTTGACGGAATACTTGATGGAGTCCGGCGAGCTCGACCATCTCGTGTCCACTACTACTATCGCTCAAGGCGTAAATTTCCCAGTTGCCAATGTCGTCATGGCATCCCACCAGTTCCCCTACGGGGAAGATATGCCAGCGCAAGACTTCTGGAACCTTGCCGGGAGGGCTGGGCGAATCGAACAGGGTCAGGTTGGCGTCGTAGCGCTGGCGGCGTCAGACCGAGCGAAGGAAACAAAGCTACGATCTTTCGTTGGGCGGAAGGTCGCAGATCTCAACTCGACCCTGATCGACATGGTGCGAATCGCCATGGCTCAGTACGGTGAGCTAAATCTGCATCAGCTATCCTACCAACCAACTTGGTCCTCCTTCGTCCAGTTCTTGGCTCACACCTATCGCCAGATCGGCGATCACGCCGAGTTCGCAAATGAGGTAGAGCAGATCCTGCGAGGCACCCTAGGATTCCAAAGCCTTCGAAGTAGTCAACCTTCGTGGGCTGCGCAACTAACTCAAGGCGTTCGCGAATATTCGGAAAGAATCACTGGAAAGCCTCTTAGCTTGGTCGACAGCACAGGCTTCTCGTGGGAAAGCGTGTCTAGCGCCCTACGAAGGCTCAGCGAAGCTCGCATTAGTGCTCAAGTTTGGGACCAGTCTCTGTATGAGGGAAGCCCTCGCCCCCTAGCGGGACTCGTGGGGGTAATGCTGGAAGTACCAGAACTACGGGAAAACTTAGTTCCCATTATCGAAGATCACCAAGATCGAACTGGTGATTTCATTTCGCGAGTAATCCAAGATTGGGTTAATGGCGCTTCCATCCCCACCCTGGCGGCACAGTACTTCAAGAAGGAAAGAGACACTGACCTAGTCGCCGTGACGAAGTGCTGTCAGCGTCTCTTCAAGATGGCACCCACCGTCGCCTGGGGGCTTTCAGCACTTCAGTCTATGACTTTGGGTGAGGATTTTGAGCGTATGAGCGACGCACGTAGACGAGAACTTCGAAATTTCCCCTCATACGCCTTCTACGGTGTTGCAAACGAGCGGGAAATCTCCATGCGACTGCTGGGCGTTCCACGCTCTGCTTCTCCGCTTATCGCTGATGCAATCCTCGGCGGAAGCACCACGTCACTGCGCGAGGCTAGGTCTCGGCTTGCCGCCCAGGGCGAAGCCACGTGGAGTCGCGCCCTTGGGTCCGTAGGTAGCTCGTACTACCGCGTGTGGCGAATCCTAGATGGCGTTAACTGA